A region of Phalacrocorax carbo chromosome 9, bPhaCar2.1, whole genome shotgun sequence DNA encodes the following proteins:
- the GON7 gene encoding EKC/KEOPS complex subunit GON7 gives MELVAELRDRDGRTRSVRVPVPRPAEAEGEAEQLRVLRRGLGELQQRVAELLAPLVQEEREAAGGGRTRGDAEDDDEEEEEDEEDEEGENDTDTKASAEHPPPKRPKVRQP, from the exons atGGAGCTGGTGGCGGAGCTGAGGGACCGCGACGGGCGGACGCGGTCGGTGCGCGTGCCGGTGCCGCGCCCGGCGGAGGCGGAGGGCGAGGCCGAGCAGCTGCGCGTGCTGCGTCGGGGCCTGGGCGAGCTGCAGCAGCGGGTGGCGGAGCTGCTGGCGCCTCTGgtgcaggaggagagagaggcggcgggcggcggccgaACGCGCG GTGATGCCGAGGATGacgatgaggaggaggaggaagatgaggaggatgaggagggcgAAAACGACACGGACACGAAGGCGAGCGCCGAGCACCCGCCCCCGAAGCGGCCGAAGGTCCGGCAGCCCTGA